In one Curtobacterium citreum genomic region, the following are encoded:
- a CDS encoding Sec-independent protein translocase family protein: MSIDFNKILIIGIIAVLLLGPQRLPMYAQKLAEFVKAVRRFADTAKDRMREEMGPEFDDVDWQKLDPRQYDPRRIIRDALLDSPSSTASGMAAVETAQVTASKVRATAPVVPLAAGEAAPFDAEAT, encoded by the coding sequence GTGTCCATCGACTTCAACAAGATCCTGATCATCGGGATCATCGCGGTGCTGCTCCTCGGTCCGCAGCGCCTGCCGATGTACGCGCAGAAGCTCGCCGAGTTCGTCAAGGCGGTACGCCGCTTCGCGGACACCGCGAAGGACCGCATGCGCGAGGAGATGGGCCCCGAGTTCGACGACGTCGACTGGCAGAAGCTCGACCCCCGGCAGTACGACCCGCGTCGCATCATCCGCGACGCCCTCCTCGACTCCCCGTCCAGCACCGCGAGCGGCATGGCTGCGGTCGAGACCGCGCAGGTCACCGCGTCGAAGGTGCGCGCGACGGCACCGGTGGTGCCGCTCGCCGCGGGCGAGGCGGCACCCTTCGACGCCGAGGCGACCTGA
- a CDS encoding class I SAM-dependent methyltransferase produces the protein MSNTDHVTVDWDAARDTNRANWDDRVPIQEGAYDVAALDDPAHRSDVVRDDLPVLSRWLPSGSLDGLDVCHLQCHIGTDTVSLAREGARVTGVDFSAPALASGAALAERLGLDVTWVETDVLDARAAVVGDFDVVYTSIGTICWLADLDRWAAQVAALLRPGGVFFIRDGHPALYALDEGAPELVTRYRYFPDGTAQQWEDAGTYAGEGTVANTRTYEWPHPLSEVVNALLGAGLRLRLLDEGRALPWRFSPRMVEDGHGSWVWPAEDRDRLPTTFTVVATKD, from the coding sequence ATGAGCAACACCGACCACGTCACCGTCGACTGGGACGCCGCCCGCGACACCAACCGCGCGAACTGGGACGACCGGGTGCCCATCCAGGAGGGCGCGTACGACGTCGCCGCCCTCGACGACCCCGCGCACCGCTCCGACGTCGTGCGCGACGACCTGCCGGTCCTCAGCAGGTGGCTGCCGTCCGGCTCGCTCGACGGGCTGGACGTCTGCCACCTGCAGTGCCACATCGGCACCGACACCGTCTCGCTCGCACGCGAGGGCGCCCGCGTCACCGGCGTGGACTTTTCGGCCCCGGCACTCGCCTCCGGCGCCGCGCTCGCGGAGCGGCTCGGCCTCGACGTCACGTGGGTGGAGACCGACGTGCTCGACGCGCGCGCCGCCGTGGTCGGCGACTTCGACGTCGTCTACACGAGCATCGGGACGATCTGCTGGCTCGCCGACCTGGACCGCTGGGCCGCGCAGGTCGCGGCGCTCCTGCGGCCGGGCGGGGTGTTCTTCATCCGTGACGGGCACCCGGCGCTGTACGCGCTCGACGAGGGCGCCCCGGAGCTCGTGACGCGGTACCGGTACTTCCCGGACGGTACGGCCCAGCAGTGGGAGGACGCGGGGACCTACGCCGGCGAGGGCACCGTCGCGAACACTCGCACGTACGAGTGGCCGCACCCGCTGTCCGAGGTCGTGAACGCCCTGCTCGGCGCCGGGCTCCGCCTGCGGCTGCTCGACGAGGGACGCGCGCTCCCCTGGCGGTTCAGCCCCCGCATGGTCGAGGACGGGCACGGCTCGTGGGTCTGGCCCGCCGAGGACCGCGACCGCCTGCCCACCACGTTCACGGTCGTCGCCACGAAGGACTGA